A genomic window from Deltaproteobacteria bacterium includes:
- a CDS encoding DUF1573 domain-containing protein — protein MRRVAVVLLALAPLSTPVARADPPPLEALAPRWDAGRVEAGTEVRHTYELRNRGPRPLQISVKPGCGCTTAAYDKEIPPGGTGKVTAVLDTTHVRGRVEKIVDVLTNDAMQPVVTLTILAESVRALVVEPGDQPTLRGPLGKLPPLTLTVRAPEGAPFAITAVDAEPNVRATYAPDDGDEDEADPKAKHRRWRVTLTAAADLPVGIHHATVTLRTTAPRAARFALPSTLVVTGPLVAMPRELRVGARHPTASVRVSSVDAAAFRVLRVDPSDPDLAAESRAVPDQNAWDVTVRYVGKPTRHGPLNAVVTIVTDAPEQRMLVIRVSGGL, from the coding sequence GTGCGTCGCGTCGCGGTCGTTCTCCTCGCGCTGGCCCCGCTGTCGACGCCGGTGGCACGCGCCGACCCCCCGCCGCTCGAAGCGCTCGCGCCGCGCTGGGACGCCGGAAGGGTCGAGGCGGGCACCGAGGTGCGCCACACCTACGAGCTCCGCAACCGCGGCCCGCGACCGCTGCAGATCAGCGTGAAGCCGGGCTGCGGTTGCACGACGGCCGCTTACGACAAGGAGATCCCTCCGGGCGGCACTGGCAAGGTGACCGCGGTCCTCGACACGACGCACGTCCGCGGCCGGGTCGAGAAGATCGTGGACGTCCTCACCAACGATGCGATGCAGCCCGTCGTCACGCTCACCATTCTCGCCGAAAGCGTGCGCGCGCTCGTGGTCGAGCCGGGCGACCAGCCGACGTTGCGCGGCCCGCTCGGGAAGCTGCCGCCGCTCACGCTCACCGTGCGCGCGCCCGAGGGCGCCCCCTTCGCGATCACCGCGGTCGACGCCGAGCCGAACGTACGGGCCACCTACGCGCCCGACGACGGGGACGAGGACGAGGCCGACCCGAAGGCAAAGCACCGCCGCTGGCGCGTCACCTTGACGGCGGCCGCCGATCTGCCCGTCGGCATCCACCACGCCACCGTGACCTTGCGGACGACGGCGCCGCGCGCGGCGCGCTTCGCTCTGCCGTCGACGCTCGTCGTCACCGGGCCGCTCGTCGCCATGCCGCGCGAGCTTCGCGTCGGTGCGCGCCATCCGACGGCGAGTGTCCGTGTCTCGTCCGTCGACGCCGCCGCGTTCCGCGTGCTGCGGGTCGATCCGAGCGATCCCGACCTCGCCGCCGAGTCGCGCGCCGTCCCTGACCAGAATGCGTGGGACGTGACGGTCCGTTACGTCGGGAAACCGACGCGCCACGGCCCGCTCAACGCGGTCGTGACGATCGTCACCGACGCGCCCGAGCAGCGGATGCTCGTGATACGCGTGAGCGGCGGTTTGTGA